One window of the Thermococcus sp. P6 genome contains the following:
- a CDS encoding 7-cyano-7-deazaguanine synthase, whose translation MIERAVEEVVKFSEKTGLHRKRVLILFSGGKDSSLALYLLREAGLDVSALTFFHRWSWREPLSRAMGFTRRLGVDHFLIDITDGLLREAVGRKGPVCINCKRVMLWNAKWFALNNGFEVIAKGDNANDKVVGALLDRCREPRLCELPKMGLPIFRPLIGYTAREVEELAEEAGVRPYRMYEHGRRRQWREGCPLQYIEGEETVSVELMDLSYRVNHEISRLARRRKVRMSVRVPSFEIMCWNCDGETLEEAERIVSRFRRV comes from the coding sequence ATGATCGAACGGGCCGTTGAGGAGGTAGTGAAGTTCTCGGAGAAAACCGGACTGCATCGTAAGAGGGTCCTCATCCTTTTCTCCGGGGGGAAGGACAGCTCTCTCGCTCTGTACCTCCTTAGGGAGGCGGGGCTTGACGTTTCGGCCCTGACCTTCTTTCACCGCTGGAGCTGGAGGGAACCCCTCAGCCGGGCAATGGGCTTCACCCGAAGGCTCGGCGTTGACCATTTCCTCATAGACATCACCGACGGTCTTCTGCGTGAGGCCGTTGGGAGGAAGGGGCCCGTCTGTATAAACTGTAAGAGGGTCATGCTCTGGAACGCGAAGTGGTTCGCCCTCAACAACGGGTTCGAGGTCATCGCCAAGGGGGACAACGCTAACGACAAGGTCGTGGGCGCGTTGCTCGACCGCTGCAGGGAGCCGAGGCTCTGCGAGCTGCCGAAGATGGGCCTCCCGATCTTTAGGCCCCTGATAGGGTACACCGCCCGGGAGGTTGAGGAACTCGCGGAAGAGGCCGGCGTAAGGCCCTACCGCATGTACGAACACGGCAGAAGGAGGCAGTGGCGCGAGGGCTGTCCCCTCCAGTACATAGAGGGGGAGGAGACGGTGAGTGTGGAACTGATGGACCTCTCCTACAGGGTTAACCACGAGATAAGCAGACTCGCCCGGAGGAGAAAGGTCCGTATGAGCGTCAGGGTCCCGAGTTTTGAGATCATGTGCTGGAACTGCGATGGCGAAACGCTGGAGGAAGCGGAAAGGATCGTTTCCCGTTTCAGGAGGGTTTAA
- a CDS encoding AIR synthase family protein, with amino-acid sequence MKLPPGKLRNDLLREVVLPNLGMEDERIIYGPREGFDSAVLEYDGENYLIVATDPTLGVPEEGFGFFTYHFASGDVAVFGARPRWLVVDLLLPPGTPEAFLKRTMEELNSECRRYGSSIVGGHTGVYPSLNEPTATTTAMGTVRKEELKLPLARPGDRIIVTAKVALEFAVSASHFRGELRRVLKPGELSRLRSMYRLETVVPDALTARPFVRGMHDATEGGLTALHEIADNSGLGFLVKASELKLDPLVRKVLEFYDLEPWSVSSSGTLIAITPPENSAPLIAELRKNGIEAFDIGEFTEGRERLLMEDGSERPFPRFEGDPYVELYARPSPDFEP; translated from the coding sequence ATGAAGCTCCCGCCCGGAAAGTTGAGGAACGACCTTTTGAGGGAGGTTGTGCTGCCCAACCTCGGGATGGAGGATGAGAGGATAATCTACGGGCCGAGGGAAGGGTTCGACTCCGCGGTTCTCGAATACGACGGTGAGAACTACCTGATAGTGGCCACGGATCCGACCCTCGGCGTTCCCGAAGAGGGCTTTGGCTTCTTCACCTACCACTTCGCCTCGGGTGACGTTGCCGTTTTCGGTGCGAGGCCGCGGTGGCTCGTCGTCGATCTCCTCCTTCCCCCGGGAACTCCGGAGGCTTTTCTGAAGAGGACCATGGAAGAGCTGAACTCCGAGTGCAGGAGGTACGGAAGCTCCATAGTGGGTGGCCACACGGGGGTTTACCCGTCCCTTAACGAGCCCACCGCAACGACCACCGCGATGGGGACGGTTAGAAAGGAGGAGCTGAAGCTTCCCCTCGCGAGGCCCGGCGACAGGATAATTGTCACAGCTAAGGTCGCCCTCGAGTTCGCGGTTTCGGCTTCCCACTTCAGGGGAGAGCTTAGGAGAGTCCTAAAACCCGGGGAGCTTTCGAGACTCAGATCCATGTACAGACTTGAAACCGTGGTTCCCGATGCGCTAACGGCCAGACCCTTCGTCAGGGGAATGCACGACGCGACCGAAGGTGGTCTAACGGCCCTGCACGAGATAGCGGACAACTCCGGCCTTGGCTTTCTGGTAAAAGCCTCCGAATTAAAGCTCGATCCCCTCGTCAGGAAGGTTCTGGAGTTTTACGATCTCGAGCCCTGGAGCGTTTCCTCGAGTGGAACGCTGATAGCCATAACCCCTCCGGAAAACTCGGCCCCCCTGATCGCGGAACTGCGTAAAAACGGAATCGAGGCCTTCGACATCGGGGAGTTCACGGAGGGAAGGGAGCGTCTTTTGATGGAGGACGGCTCGGAGAGGCCGTTTCCCCGGTTCGAGGGCGACCCCTACGTTGAACTCTACGCCCGGCCTTCACCGGACTTTGAACCTTAA
- a CDS encoding mRNA surveillance protein pelota produces the protein MQIIHQDVKEGRVKVRAETLDDLWHLYHIIDPGDRVYAKTLRKKAQRSDSLRAEKVEVVPVFLGVRAEKVNFHRFANQLRVTGPIVYASREDVPLGKYHTITVEEGTVVTIEKERWREHHLERLREAVQASRRARVMVVVIDYGEADMAVIRAYGVEMLKGIRHNLGGKMYGTDREGEEKRFFHEVARAIEEVMEREGIERVIVAGPGFVKEDFHAFLREKYPALAGKVVLEDTSVTGRTGIYEVIRRGTVEKVYHENRVAKEVRLVEKVLENVAKNNGLSAYGLREVEEAVNYGAVETLLVLDELLKGENRERIEEIMEAVRHSRGEVVVVSSEHEGGEKLRALGGLAALLRFKVR, from the coding sequence GTGCAGATAATCCATCAGGACGTCAAGGAGGGCAGGGTGAAGGTCAGGGCGGAGACCCTCGACGATCTCTGGCACCTCTACCACATCATAGACCCCGGGGACAGGGTTTACGCCAAAACCCTCAGGAAAAAGGCCCAGCGCTCGGATTCCCTCAGGGCCGAGAAGGTGGAGGTCGTTCCCGTCTTCCTCGGGGTCAGGGCCGAGAAGGTGAACTTCCATAGGTTCGCCAACCAGCTGAGGGTTACGGGGCCGATAGTGTACGCCTCGAGGGAGGACGTTCCCCTCGGTAAGTACCACACCATAACCGTCGAGGAGGGAACGGTCGTAACGATAGAAAAGGAGCGCTGGAGGGAACACCATCTGGAAAGGCTCAGGGAGGCGGTTCAGGCATCCAGAAGGGCCCGCGTTATGGTGGTGGTCATCGACTACGGGGAGGCCGACATGGCCGTCATCAGGGCCTACGGCGTTGAGATGCTCAAGGGGATACGCCACAACCTCGGGGGGAAGATGTACGGCACCGACCGCGAGGGAGAGGAGAAGAGGTTCTTCCACGAGGTGGCAAGGGCCATAGAGGAGGTGATGGAGCGCGAGGGTATCGAGAGGGTCATCGTGGCGGGCCCCGGCTTCGTTAAGGAGGACTTCCACGCCTTCCTGCGGGAGAAGTACCCGGCGCTGGCAGGGAAGGTTGTGCTCGAGGACACCAGTGTAACCGGAAGAACGGGGATATACGAGGTTATCAGGCGCGGAACCGTTGAAAAGGTTTATCACGAGAACCGCGTGGCCAAAGAGGTCAGGCTCGTCGAGAAGGTGCTCGAGAACGTGGCGAAGAACAACGGTCTCTCTGCCTACGGTCTGAGAGAGGTCGAAGAGGCCGTTAACTACGGTGCGGTGGAGACGCTACTCGTCCTTGACGAGCTCCTCAAGGGTGAGAACAGGGAGAGGATCGAGGAGATAATGGAGGCCGTCAGGCATTCGAGGGGAGAGGTCGTCGTGGTAAGCTCGGAGCACGAAGGGGGGGAGAAGTTGAGGGCCCTCGGAGGGCTCGCGGCCCTCTTAAGGTTCAAAGTCCGGTGA
- a CDS encoding Xaa-Pro peptidase family protein, with product MRIERLREFIAGKELDGALITGRENLFYFSGSAPVLGGYLVVTPDDALFIVPELEYEEARETSRVPVEKFKTGKELYEKLSSLNLKKLGIEGKTSFSTLQTLREKVGVREFTSIDEVVRDLRIIKEPEEIEAIKAACEIADMAMMAALEEVREGRREREVAARMEYVMKMNGAEKPAFDTIVASGPRSALPHGIAGDRRIERGDLVVIDEGALYRHYNSDMTRTIVAGSPNEKQKDIYYAVLEAQKKGVEMARPGAKAKDVDGAVREVIAEYGYGDYFIHSTGHGVGLEIHEWPRVSQQDDTELRPGMVITVEPGIYLPGFGGVRIEDTVLITREGPVRLTKTERELI from the coding sequence ATGAGGATCGAAAGACTTCGGGAATTCATAGCCGGGAAGGAACTCGACGGGGCACTCATAACGGGAAGGGAGAACCTGTTCTACTTTTCAGGGAGCGCCCCCGTCCTCGGCGGTTACCTCGTTGTCACCCCGGACGATGCCCTCTTCATCGTTCCAGAGCTCGAGTACGAGGAGGCAAGGGAAACCTCGAGGGTTCCCGTGGAGAAGTTCAAGACGGGAAAGGAACTCTACGAGAAGCTCTCCTCCCTCAACCTGAAAAAGCTCGGGATCGAGGGGAAAACAAGCTTTTCAACGCTTCAGACCCTCAGGGAGAAGGTGGGGGTGAGGGAGTTTACCTCCATAGACGAGGTCGTGAGGGACCTCAGGATAATAAAAGAACCCGAAGAGATCGAGGCCATAAAGGCCGCCTGCGAGATAGCCGACATGGCGATGATGGCGGCGCTCGAGGAGGTACGCGAGGGCAGGCGGGAGAGAGAAGTGGCGGCCAGAATGGAGTACGTAATGAAGATGAACGGGGCCGAGAAGCCGGCCTTCGACACGATAGTAGCGAGCGGTCCTCGTTCGGCCCTGCCCCACGGGATTGCCGGCGACAGAAGGATCGAACGGGGCGATCTGGTGGTCATAGACGAGGGGGCACTCTACAGGCACTACAACTCCGACATGACCAGAACGATAGTCGCCGGCAGTCCGAACGAGAAGCAAAAAGACATCTACTACGCCGTCCTCGAAGCCCAGAAAAAGGGCGTTGAGATGGCCAGACCCGGAGCTAAAGCAAAGGACGTTGACGGGGCCGTCAGGGAGGTCATAGCCGAATACGGCTACGGAGATTACTTCATCCACTCAACCGGGCACGGCGTTGGACTGGAGATCCACGAGTGGCCAAGGGTAAGCCAGCAGGACGATACGGAGCTCAGGCCGGGGATGGTGATAACCGTGGAACCCGGGATATACCTCCCCGGCTTCGGCGGGGTGAGGATAGAGGACACGGTACTGATCACAAGGGAAGGCCCGGTAAGGCTGACCAAAACTGAGAGGGAGCTCATCTGA
- a CDS encoding HAD family hydrolase, protein MTVYLFDFDGTLVDSTGAVEKALRIAIEKTLPAVIESDLYDDYYQALFLFIKGRLTYRHLTVIHELVAQGTIHEYYKLMPRYIRDLPFARELVKELRRRGRRVISFSGEHTYPGGKVIFMKKTNWYDEFDEVITFNGTRDMLEKFATLRELHPDEPFVWIDDSASRFTYVLDDNTLFIQKASPYKSDVALLQERINFIKIRELRRVLEIDDDLQQFL, encoded by the coding sequence ATGACGGTGTACCTTTTTGATTTTGACGGCACCCTCGTGGACAGCACCGGGGCGGTTGAAAAGGCCCTCAGGATAGCCATAGAGAAAACCCTGCCCGCGGTGATAGAGAGCGATCTCTACGACGATTACTATCAGGCCCTCTTCCTCTTCATCAAGGGCAGGCTCACCTACAGGCACCTTACCGTTATCCACGAGCTCGTCGCCCAGGGGACGATCCATGAGTACTACAAGCTGATGCCACGCTACATAAGGGACCTGCCCTTTGCCAGAGAACTGGTTAAGGAACTGAGGAGGCGCGGCAGGAGGGTTATAAGCTTCTCGGGTGAGCACACCTACCCCGGGGGAAAGGTCATCTTCATGAAGAAGACCAACTGGTACGACGAGTTCGATGAGGTCATAACCTTCAACGGAACCCGGGACATGCTCGAGAAGTTTGCCACACTGCGCGAACTTCATCCGGATGAGCCCTTCGTCTGGATAGACGACAGCGCGAGCAGGTTCACCTACGTTCTGGACGACAACACCCTCTTCATTCAGAAGGCCTCACCCTACAAGAGCGACGTTGCCCTGCTCCAGGAGAGGATCAACTTCATTAAGATACGGGAGCTCCGCAGGGTGCTGGAGATAGACGACGACCTGCAGCAGTTCCTTTAG
- a CDS encoding tRNA (guanine(10)-N(2))-dimethyltransferase has product MGFRKLKEGLAEILVPDAERIYDAPVFYNPVMALNRDLSVLAVDILEPKRVLDAFSATGIRGIRYALETPAEEIWLNDISGEAFNLILKNVWTNLGLEGSWAGKGRVHFLGEKRVVVNLGDANGLMAGKFRYFDFIDIDPFGSPVWFLDNALRSVKRRGVVALTATDAGVLCGAYRNACRRKYLAEPIRGELCHEAGLRILIGTAVRYAAKYDLGVDVLLAYYRDHYFRAFLKLKSGARKSDESLSSLGYLWQDASGEFEYLTGTLPGKPGPHGPLWLGPLKDEDFTREMLKRARDKVLSHKKTLPFLKTLVEELDVPFLYDTHALARRNGLEVGRLEGIIETLRELGYRATRTHFSPTALKTDAPFREVLKAMGG; this is encoded by the coding sequence ATGGGATTTCGTAAGCTGAAGGAGGGCCTCGCGGAGATCCTTGTTCCCGATGCTGAGAGAATTTACGACGCCCCCGTTTTCTATAACCCGGTCATGGCCCTGAACCGGGACCTGAGCGTTCTGGCCGTTGATATCTTGGAGCCGAAAAGGGTCCTCGATGCCTTCTCCGCGACGGGCATAAGGGGAATCCGCTACGCCCTCGAAACCCCTGCTGAAGAGATCTGGCTCAACGACATAAGCGGTGAAGCGTTCAACCTCATACTGAAGAACGTCTGGACGAACCTCGGGCTGGAGGGAAGCTGGGCCGGGAAAGGAAGGGTTCACTTCCTCGGGGAGAAAAGGGTCGTGGTGAATCTCGGCGATGCGAACGGGCTCATGGCAGGGAAGTTCCGGTACTTCGATTTCATAGACATCGATCCCTTCGGATCGCCGGTGTGGTTCCTCGATAACGCCCTGAGGAGCGTGAAGAGGAGGGGCGTTGTAGCCCTCACGGCAACCGACGCCGGAGTTCTCTGCGGGGCCTACAGAAACGCCTGCCGCAGGAAGTACCTTGCGGAGCCCATAAGGGGGGAGCTGTGCCACGAGGCAGGTCTCAGGATCCTCATAGGAACGGCCGTCAGGTACGCCGCTAAATACGACCTCGGTGTGGACGTTCTGCTCGCCTATTACCGGGACCACTACTTCCGCGCTTTTCTAAAGCTCAAGAGCGGTGCCAGAAAATCCGATGAGAGCCTTTCCAGCCTCGGCTACCTGTGGCAGGATGCCAGCGGGGAGTTTGAATACCTGACCGGAACGCTGCCGGGGAAACCCGGGCCCCATGGTCCCCTGTGGCTCGGTCCGCTGAAGGACGAAGATTTCACCCGTGAAATGCTGAAAAGGGCCCGTGATAAAGTTCTGTCCCACAAAAAGACCCTTCCCTTCCTCAAGACCCTCGTGGAGGAACTGGACGTGCCCTTCCTCTACGACACCCACGCCCTCGCGAGAAGGAACGGCCTCGAGGTTGGCAGGCTGGAGGGGATCATTGAAACCCTCAGGGAACTCGGCTACCGCGCCACGAGGACCCATTTCTCGCCCACGGCCCTGAAGACGGACGCACCCTTCCGGGAGGTCCTCAAAGCCATGGGGGGATGA
- a CDS encoding VIT1/CCC1 transporter family protein, producing MKDMIALAREFYRDEYADSVLYAKLAKFERDEKVRNEFMRLSRMESSHARFWHDFVKRRGGKVPRPSVKGLTVFWVRLLRKVLGPGAVASLLEMGENSAVQKYLKYLTTYSGELTEEERESLKRIVLEELEHEKFFREEEKRFHVENTRDLILGMNDGLVEILGAVTGLSAVYPGNPHLVGISGLIVGVAGALSMSIGSFVSVRSQRQVKESVRERMEVLFRVSPERVMEELVERLVEGGMPEDVAREVSRELSSNSEAVMGLLLPEAEENEVRAALYTGLSYLLGVVFPVTPYFLASSSLVALPLSVLFAGSALAVVATLISLLSGISVRKKVVEMVTTGLGAAFLSYAFGRLMEALFHVSAL from the coding sequence ATGAAGGATATGATAGCCCTCGCCCGGGAATTTTACAGGGATGAGTACGCCGATTCGGTACTCTATGCGAAGCTTGCGAAGTTTGAGCGGGACGAGAAGGTGAGGAACGAGTTTATGCGGCTCTCGCGCATGGAATCCAGCCATGCCCGGTTCTGGCACGATTTCGTAAAGAGGCGCGGGGGAAAGGTGCCAAGGCCTTCCGTAAAAGGGCTCACGGTTTTCTGGGTTAGACTGCTCAGGAAGGTTCTTGGACCGGGTGCCGTGGCTTCCCTCCTCGAGATGGGAGAAAACAGCGCCGTTCAGAAGTACCTAAAATACCTGACGACCTACTCTGGAGAGCTCACGGAGGAGGAGAGGGAATCCCTAAAACGGATTGTTCTGGAGGAACTCGAGCACGAGAAGTTCTTCAGGGAGGAGGAGAAACGCTTCCACGTTGAGAACACGCGTGATCTGATCCTCGGCATGAACGACGGCCTCGTCGAGATTCTCGGCGCTGTTACCGGTCTCTCCGCGGTCTACCCGGGGAACCCTCATCTGGTGGGGATAAGCGGTCTTATCGTTGGGGTCGCGGGGGCCCTCTCCATGTCCATAGGGAGCTTCGTCTCGGTCCGCTCCCAGAGACAGGTAAAGGAATCCGTCAGGGAGAGGATGGAGGTTCTCTTCAGGGTTTCCCCCGAGAGGGTAATGGAAGAGCTCGTCGAGAGGCTCGTTGAGGGGGGAATGCCCGAGGATGTGGCAAGGGAGGTTTCCAGAGAGCTCTCCAGCAACAGTGAAGCCGTTATGGGCCTTCTCCTTCCCGAGGCCGAGGAGAACGAGGTGAGGGCGGCCCTGTATACGGGCCTTTCCTACCTGCTGGGCGTGGTCTTTCCGGTTACCCCCTACTTCCTCGCCTCAAGCTCCCTCGTGGCCCTCCCCCTGTCCGTGCTTTTCGCGGGTTCTGCCCTCGCCGTAGTGGCGACTTTGATATCGCTCCTCTCGGGAATATCCGTGAGGAAGAAGGTCGTCGAGATGGTTACCACGGGCCTTGGGGCGGCCTTCTTAAGCTACGCCTTTGGAAGGCTTATGGAGGCCCTCTTCCACGTCTCGGCCCTTTAG
- a CDS encoding MATE family efflux transporter, with the protein MIRLNEHQRRLWELAWPAITGNISQTLLNLVDMMIVGHLGTLALAAVGLAGQVSWFMMPIMIAISTGTLALVARFVGARDEASAILTLEQSLYLSFLLGVPVTLFGWFFGDDILRIMGAKPDVISLGYGYIRVLFAFYPIRFAGFTAFSALRGAGDTKTPMKLGILMNAVNGVLDYLLVFGKLGFPRLEAVGAAWASGIGITTSFLIGLYLLWSGRLVLHFRPSWSFHPDMARRILRIGIPAMIERGIFSFYNFLYMSIVTRFGTVPLAAHQVGLRVESIAYMPAFGFNVATSALVGQSLGEGKPEKAERITYEALKMVGLFMAVMAFILIAFPRYLVMPFVSPTDPNRLDVVRLAAVYLTIVGISEIPLGWLFVLSGALRGAGDTKTPMYITAVSKPLFRLIPAYILGFGVTIGGIHIGGLGVVAAWVAMSLETFTTAGLFWWAFKRGGWKSVKV; encoded by the coding sequence ATGATTCGCCTCAACGAACACCAGCGCCGCCTCTGGGAACTGGCGTGGCCGGCCATAACCGGGAACATCTCCCAGACCCTCCTCAACCTGGTGGATATGATGATAGTGGGCCACCTCGGTACCCTCGCCCTTGCAGCTGTGGGTCTGGCCGGTCAGGTGAGCTGGTTCATGATGCCCATCATGATCGCCATCTCAACGGGAACCCTCGCGCTCGTAGCGAGGTTCGTGGGTGCGAGGGACGAGGCCAGCGCAATCTTAACACTTGAACAGAGCCTTTACCTCTCGTTTCTCCTCGGGGTTCCCGTTACCCTCTTCGGATGGTTCTTTGGGGACGATATCCTCAGGATAATGGGTGCAAAGCCGGACGTGATTTCCCTTGGCTACGGGTACATCAGGGTGTTGTTCGCGTTCTATCCAATTAGATTCGCCGGTTTCACGGCATTCTCCGCCCTCAGGGGTGCCGGGGACACGAAAACGCCCATGAAACTCGGCATTCTGATGAACGCTGTAAACGGGGTCCTCGATTACCTCTTGGTGTTCGGAAAGCTCGGCTTTCCAAGACTGGAAGCGGTCGGTGCGGCGTGGGCATCGGGGATAGGGATAACCACCTCCTTCCTCATCGGCCTCTACCTCCTCTGGAGCGGAAGGCTGGTGCTCCACTTCAGACCGAGCTGGAGCTTCCATCCGGACATGGCAAGGCGCATTCTCCGGATAGGTATACCGGCGATGATAGAGCGTGGCATCTTCAGTTTCTACAACTTCCTTTACATGAGCATAGTAACCCGCTTCGGAACGGTGCCCCTTGCCGCCCATCAGGTTGGCCTCAGGGTCGAGAGCATAGCCTACATGCCGGCTTTCGGCTTCAACGTGGCAACCTCCGCCCTCGTCGGCCAGAGTCTCGGTGAGGGAAAGCCTGAAAAGGCCGAAAGGATAACCTACGAAGCCCTCAAGATGGTGGGGCTCTTCATGGCCGTTATGGCCTTCATCCTGATAGCCTTCCCCCGCTACCTCGTGATGCCCTTCGTGAGCCCGACCGATCCGAACCGTCTGGATGTTGTGAGACTCGCAGCAGTGTACCTGACGATCGTCGGGATAAGCGAGATACCCCTCGGATGGCTCTTCGTCCTCAGCGGCGCGCTCAGAGGTGCCGGGGACACGAAAACGCCGATGTACATAACGGCGGTAAGCAAGCCCCTCTTCCGCCTGATCCCGGCTTACATCCTCGGCTTCGGCGTTACGATTGGGGGGATTCACATCGGTGGTCTCGGCGTTGTTGCCGCGTGGGTGGCCATGAGCCTCGAAACCTTCACCACCGCGGGGCTCTTCTGGTGGGCCTTCAAGAGGGGAGGATGGAAAAGCGTAAAGGTATGA
- a CDS encoding 50S ribosomal protein L37e → MGSGTAPKGRRNHTPTHIKCRRCGKRAYNVKKGYCAACGFGRSRRMKKYSWSHSWRKKRNLRY, encoded by the coding sequence ATGGGAAGCGGGACTGCACCAAAGGGCAGGAGGAACCACACTCCAACCCACATAAAATGCAGGCGCTGTGGAAAACGCGCCTACAACGTTAAGAAGGGCTACTGTGCCGCCTGTGGCTTCGGAAGGAGCAGGCGCATGAAGAAGTACAGCTGGTCCCACTCCTGGAGAAAGAAGAGAAACCTCCGCTACTGA
- a CDS encoding LSm family protein has protein sequence MAERPLDVIHRSLDTDVLVLLKRGSEFRGRLIGYDIHLNIVLADADLIQNGEVVKSYGKIVIRGDNVLAISPVEVE, from the coding sequence ATGGCGGAAAGACCACTTGACGTTATTCACAGGTCGCTCGACACGGACGTGCTCGTGCTCCTGAAGAGGGGTTCCGAGTTCAGGGGCAGGCTCATCGGTTACGATATCCACCTGAACATCGTCCTTGCGGATGCTGACCTCATCCAGAACGGTGAGGTCGTTAAGAGTTACGGTAAAATCGTTATCAGGGGAGACAACGTTCTGGCCATCTCCCCCGTTGAGGTTGAGTGA